AGCAAAAACCGTCAAGCTCGAACAGATCGCAAGTGCGAACCGCCGTCCGGCCATTCAGGAACAGACCCTGATCGGCCTGGGCCTTGGCCGTATCCGCAAGCAATCTGAACTGACCGATACGCCTGAAGTGCGCGGCATGATCCGCAAAGTCGCGCATCTCGTGCGCGTGGTTGAATAAGGATTACCTCGATGAGACTGAATCAAATCGCTGATAATGCCGGCGCCCGCCACGTCAAGAAGCGTGTGGGCCGCGGCATCGGTTCCGGCCTCGGCAAGACTGCCGGCCGCGGTGGCAAAGGCCAGACGGCTCGTAAGGGCGGCGCCAAAGCAGGTTTCGAAGGCGGCCAGATGCCGATCTATCGCCGCTTGCCCAAGCGCGGCTTCAACAAGCCGAATGTGGTTGAATATAATGAAGTTTCGCTGGCGCGCATTGCCGCTGCCGTCGAAGCCAAGAAGATCGACGCCAAGAGCCCGGTGACCAAGGAAAGCCTGCTGGCTTCCGGCGTCATCACCAAGCTGGCCAAGGGCGTTCGCCTGATCGGCTCGGCTGAGCTCAAGGCCGCTCTGAACTTTGAAGTGTTCTACGCCACCAAGGGTGCCATTGCTGCGGTTGAAAAGGCCGGCGGCAAGGTCAAGGTTCTGCGTCCTGAACCGGCCCCCAAGGTCGAGCACAAGGCCTAAGGTTGTTGAATCGGCGGGGCCCTCTTATATGAGGGCCTTGCGTTCAAAGGATAAGCACGATGGCATCAGCAGCTGAACAATTAGCAGCCAATATCAATTTCAGTTCGCTGACGAAGAATGAAGACCTTCAGCGTCGCATCTGGTTCACGCTGGGTGCTTTGCTGGTCTACCGCCTCGGCTCCTATATCCCCATTCCCGGTATTGATACCGCTGCCATTGCGCAGTTCACCCAGCAGAACGCCTCGGGCATTCTGGGCTGGATGAATGGCCTGGCAGGCGGCGCACTGGGCCGCATGGCCATTTTCGCGCTGAACATCATGCCGTACATTTCGGCCTCGATCATCATGCAGTTGATGACGACGGTTTCGCCCCAGCTTGAAGCGCTCAAGAAGGAAGGTGAATCTGGCCGCAAGAAGATCAATCAATATACCCGCTATGGCACGGTGATCCTTGCTGCCATGCAGGCCTATGGCATCGCCATCGGGCTTGAGGGCAGGGGCGGGCTGGTGCTCAATCCAGGTCCCTTCTTCATTGCCTCCACCGTGATCACGCTGACCGGCGGCACGGTGTTCCTGATGTGGCTGGGTGAGCAGATCACCGCACGCGGTATCGGCAACGGCACGTCACTCATCATTTTCTCCGGCATCGTGGCCAACCTGCCTGCGGGCGTTGCAGCCTTGCTGGAACTGGGCCGCAAGGGCCTGCTGTCACCCTTCGTGATCATGGGCATCCTGGTGCTGGCGATTGCGGTTGTGGCCTTCATTGTGTTCTTTGAACGCGCGCAGCGCCGCCTGCTGATCCAATATCCGAAGCGACAAGTGGGCATGCGCCTGACCCAGGCTGAAAGCTCGCATCTGCCGCTGAAGCTCAATACGTCAGGCGTTATCCCGCCGATCTTCGCATCCTCGCTGCTGTTGCTGCCACTGACTGTGGCTAACTTCTCGGCCGGCAAGGGCCCGGCTTGGTTCAACGAAATCGTCGCCATGCTCGGCCACGGCAAGCCGTTGTTCTTGATCATGTATGCGCTGCTGATCGTGTTCTTCTGCTTCTTCTACACCTCGATCATGTTCAACCCGAAGGAAACGGCCGACAATCTCAAGAAGTCCGGCGGCTTCATTCTGGGCATCCGCCCTGGTGATCAGACGGCTGAATATCTCGATCGTATTTTGACCCGCATCACGGTGATCGGTGCTGCCTATATCGTGGTGATCTGCCTGATCCCCGAAATGCTGGTGGGTTACTCAGGCATTCCGTTCTATTTCGGCGGCACGTCGCTGATGATCGTGGTTTCGGTGACGCTGGACACAGTGGCACAGATCCAGGGCCATCTGCTGACCCAGCAATATGAGCGCCTGATGAAGAAATCGACATTGCGGACTCGCGGCCGATGAACCTGATTTTGTTGGGGCCGCCAGGGGCGGGCAAGGGAACACAGGCGAAAATCCTCGAGGGCAAGTTTGGCTTCAAGCAGCTCTCGACCGGTGACATGCTGCGCGCTGCCATTGCAGCGGGCACCGAAACCGGCCTGAAGGCCAAGGCCATCATGGACCGCGGCGACCTCGTTTCTGACGACGTAGTGATCGGTATCGTATCCGACCGGCTGGATCAGCCTGACGTCAAGAAGGGTGCTGTGTTTGACGGTTTCCCGCGCACGCCGGCCCAGGCCGAGGCGCTGGACAAGCTCTTGGCCTCCAAGGGCCAGAAGCTCAATGCCGTAATTGAAATGAAGGTCGATGACGAGGCGCTGATTGAGCGTATCGCCGGCCGCTTCACCTGTGCCAAGTGCGGGCAGGGCTACCATGATAAATTTGCCCCGCCGAACACGGCCGGGGTTTGCGACGTATGCGGCTCTACCGAGTTCGTGCGCCGCCCAGATGATAATGCGAAGACGGTCCGTGACCGCCTTCAAGTTTACAACAAGCAGACGGCCCCCCTGGTGGATTATTACCGGGCCAAGGGCAATCTGCATGTGGTCGATGGCATGGCCGAAATTGCCCAGGTAACGAAGGCAATTGCGAGTCTTGTCGAGGCAGCAAAGGGTTAGGGTTTTTAAGGGCTTTCCGGGTTGACGGGGTAGTGATTCCCCTCTAAGGACGGCCCAATTCTGACCCAACAGTTGGCTGGCGAAGGGAGTATTCTCTCTTGGCACGGCCTTGTGTCTTTTAAATGAAGACACCGGAACAGGGTTTTGGTTTATAAGTCAGGGGCTGCAAGTCTCTGATTTGACAAGGAGAATAGAGTGGCCCGTATTGCAGGCGTAAATATCCCGACTGGCAAGCGCGTAGAAATCGCGCTGCGTTACATCAATGGCATTGGCCCGAACAACGCCAAGATCATTTGCAATGAAGTGAAGATTCCCGCTGCCAAGCGTGTGAACGAGCTTTCTGACGCCGAAGTGCTGGCCATCCGCGAAATCATCGACCGTGACTATACGGTGGAAGGTGATCTTCGCCGCGAAATCGCCGTCAATATCAAGCGTTTGACGGATCTGGGCTGCTACCGTGGCCTGCGTCACCGCAAGGGCCTTCCGGTCCGCGGCCAGCGCACCCACACCAATGCTCGCACCCGCAAGGGCCCGGCTAAGGCCATTCAAGGCAAGAAGAAGTAAGGATTACCTCATATGGCTAAAGAAGCTGCCCGCCCGCGCAAAAAAGAGCGCAAGAACGTTTCATCCGGCATGGTGCATGTGAATGCATCGTTCAACAACACGATGATCACCATCACCGACGTGCAGGGCAATACGATTGTCTGGTCGTCGGCTGGCAAGATGGGCTTCAAGGGCTCGCGCAAATCGACCCCTTACGCTGCCCAGATGGCCGGTGAGCAGGTTGCCCGCGCTGCCATCGAGCACGGCATGCGCACGGTTGAAGTGGAAGTGACGGGTCCGGGTTCGGGCCGTGAGTCAGCCCTTCGTGCCCTCCAGGCCGCTGGCCTGCAGGTCACCTCGATCCGCGACATCACGCCCATTCCGCACAATGGTTGCCGCCCGCCGAAGCGCCGCCGCGTCTAGCCATTCGCTGAAGGCGTGCCCGGCACGCCTTCGATTTGAAATTACCTGAGTTTGGAAGGTTCAAATCCTTCCGGAGGCCAAGGGAACATGAACATGCAAGTCAATCAGAAGAATTGGCAGGAATTGATCCGTCCGACGAAGATCGATATCCAGCCCGGAAAAGACAAACGCCGCGTCGCCACCGTTGTTGCAGAACCGCTGGAACGCGGCTTTGGCACCACTTTGGGCAATGCGCTGCGCCGCATCCTTCTGTCGTCGCTGCAGGGCGCTGCCGTCACCTCTATCCAGGTGGACGGCGTCCTGCATGAGTTCTCGTCGATTGCCGGCGTGCGCGAAGATGTGACGGACATGATCCTGAACATCAAGGAAATCGCTTTTGCGATGCATGCAGAAGGCCCGAAGCGCCTGACGCTGAAGAAGACCGGCCCTGGCATCGTCAAGGCTGGCGACATTCAGCAGAGCGCTGACGTGCAGGTTCTGAATCCTGAGCATGTGATCTGCTCGCTGGACCAAGGCGCTGAGCTGCGCGTTGAATTCACCATCAACAATGGCAAGGGCTATGTGGCCGCTGACCGCAATCGTGCGGAAGATGCGCCTATCGGCCTGATCCCGATCGACTCGATTTATTCGCCGGTGCGCCGCGTTTCGTACCGCGTCGAGAACACCCGCGAAGGCCAGATCCTCGATTATGATAAGCTGGTGATGACCGTTGAAACCAATGGTGCTGTGTCGCCGGAAGATGCGGTCGCCTATGCCGCCCGCATTCTGCAGGACCAGATCTCGGTCTTCATCAACTTCAGCGAGCCCCAGGCTCAGATCACTGAAGAAGTGCGCCATGAACTGCCGTTCAATGCTGCACTCCTCAAGAAGGTTGATGAGCTTGAGCTTTCTGTCCGCTCGGCCAACTGCCTGAAGAACGACAACATCGTTTATATCGGCGATCTGATCCAGAAGACCGAAGCCGAGATGCTGCGCACGCCGAATTTCGGCCGCAAGTCGCTCAACGAAATCAAGGAAGTTCTGGCACAGATGGGCCTGCATCTCGGCATGGAAGTGCCGAACTGGCCGCCGGAAAACATTGACGAGCTCGCCAAGAAGCTCGAAAGCCATTATTGAGATTTGAGAATTTAGGAGTCTATCATGCGTCACGGTTTTAAAGGCCGCCAACTCAACCGCACGTCCGAACATCGCCAGGCGATGTTTGCGAATATGTGCGCGTCGCTGATCAAGCATGAGCAGATCGTTACCACGCTGCCCAAGGCCAAGGACCTGCGTCCGATCATCGAAAAGCTGATCACGCTGGGCAAGAAGGGTTCGCTCCATGCGCGCCGTCAGGCCATCAGCCAGATGAAGGACGTCGATCAAACCAAGAAGCTGTTTGACGTGTTGGCCAAGCGTTACGCTGACCGCAAGGGCGGCTATACCCGCATCATGAAGGCTGGCTTTCGCCACGGCGATAACGCCGCCGTTGCCGTGATCGAATTCGTTGACCGCGACGTGACCGCCAAGGGCAAGGATTCAGGTCCGGTCCAGGCCAAGGCTGGTTCGGAAGAAACAGTGGCGGCCTAATTGGCTGCTTGAGACGAATTGAAGGGCCGGTTTCCCGGCCCTTTTTCTTTGCAGGCTTGCAGGACGGGGCGATCCCTCCTATTTAGCCTTCAAGTTTGAGAGAGATACCCATGCAAGCCCTTCTTCCCGTTCTTCTGGCCGTTCATCTGGTGATTGCCCTTTTTCTGATTGGGCTGGTCATGCTGCAGAAATCTGAAGGCGGGGCGCTCGGCATTGGCGGTGGCGGTGGCGGCAGTCTCTTCTCGTCGCGTGGCGTGGGCAGCGCCCTGACGCGCGCTACGGCTATCCTGGCCACGGCTTTCTTTTTGACCTCGATTGGCCTCACCATGCTGTCCAACCAGAAGGGTGGCTCGATTGTGGGCAATGTGCCGGTACAGTCTGCTCCTGCAACGGGCGGCGGCACCACGGCGCCGGCTGATACGGGTACGGGCGGTGGCTCGGCGATCCTGCCGCAGCTGGGTGGCGGCACGGCTCCCGCAGCACCTGCGGTTCCGACCGGACAGTAAACTCACGTTTTCCAATCTCGTTTTCGCGGCGTGAAACAGTTTGATGTTTCACGTCATTCCACAAAATTATGTGCCCATGACAATTCGGTGCTTCGAATCGCGTGGGCTGGTTGTTAGGGTGGACTCCCATGGCGCGATACATCTTCATTACCGGCGGCGTGGTTTCCTCACTTGGCAAAGGCTTGGCATCAGCAGCATTAGGCGCGCTGTTGCAGGCGCGTGGCTACAAAGTGCGGCTGCGCAAACTTGATCCCTATTTGAATGTCGATCCGGGCACGATGAGCCCCTATCAGCATGGCGAAGTCTTCGTCACTGATGATGGTGCGGAGACTGATCTCGATCTTGGTCACTATGAGCGCTTCACTGGCCGTCACGCCAACAAGCTCGACAACATCACCACCGGCAAGATTTACCAGGACATCATCACCAAGGAACGCCGCGGCGATTATCTGGGTGGCACCGTGCAAGTCATTCCTCATGTGACTGATGCGATCAAGGATTTCGTGCGCAACGGCAATGATGGTTTTGATTTTGTGCTCGTCGAAGTGGGCGGCACGGTAGGCGACATAGAGGGCTTGCCTTTCTTCGAAGCCATCCGCCAGTTCGGCCAGGAGAGCCCGCGCAACACCTGCCTGTTCCTGCATCTCACTTTGTTGCCTTACATTCCGACAGCCGGCGAGTTGAAGACCAAGCCGACGCAGCATTCGGTGAAAGAGCTGCGTTCCATCGGCATTCAGCCGGATATTCTTCTCTGCCGTGCTGACCGTGAAATTCCGGCGGGTGAGCGCAAGAAGATCGCACAATTCTGCAATGTGCGGCCCTCCGCCGTGATCCAGGCGTTGGACGTGGGCAATATCTATGATGTGCCGCGCGCCTATCATGCCGAGGGGCTTGATACGGAAGTGCTGGAGCATTTCGGCATCACGGATGCGAAGGCGCCGGAGCTTTCCAAGTGGGATGAAATCCAGTCGCGCATCACCCAGCCGGAAGGCGAAGTGAACATTGCGGTGGTGGGCAAATACACCGGGCTGCTCGATGCCTATAAGTCGCTGAAGGAAGCGCTGGTGCATGGCGGCATTGCCAACAAGGTGAAGGTCAATCTCGAATGGATCGAGAGCGAGATCTTCGAGAAGGAAGATGCGAGCGCGTATCTCGAAGGCGTGCACGGCATCATGGTGCCGGGCGGCTTTGGCGAGCGCGGCTCGGAAGGCAAGATCAAGGCGGCGGAATTTGCCCGCACGCGCAAGGTGCCGTATTTCGGCATCTGCTTTGGGATGCAGATGGCCTGCATCGAAGCGGCGCGCAATCTGTGCGGCATTGAAGATGCATCCTCGACCGAATTTGGTGACACCAAGGAACCGGTCGTCGGCACGATGACTGAGTGGATGAAGGGCAATGAGCTTGAAATCCGCAAGAAGGGCGGCGATCTCGGCGGCACCATGCGTCTCGGTGCATTCGAAGCCAGCCTCAAGGCCGGTAGCCGCATCGCCGGCATTTATGGCGACACGCGTATTTCCGAGCGCCACCGTCACCGTTATGAAGTGAACACTGCTTACCGCGCGCGGCTGGAAAAAGCCGGGCTCCTGTTCTCAGGCCTTTCGCCGGATGGCCTGCTGCCGGAGACGGTGGAATATGCCGATCATCCGTGGTTCATCGGCGTGCAATATCATCCCGAATTGAAGTCAAAGCCGTTCGAGCCGCACCCGCTGTTTGCCTCGTTTATCGGTGCAGCAGTGGTGCAGAGCCGCCTGGTCTGACGTGGAAGACAATCCGTTTCTCAAAGCCGCACTCGAAGCGCAGAAGCGTTACAAGAACCGCACGGGGCTGGAGACGCTGAAGGCCGTCATTGCCGAAGGACGCACCTATCCGTTTGGCGAATTGCTGAAGATGAAGCTGGTGGCCGTGGGTGATGGCTTCGCCGACATGGAAGCGCAACCTTCCTATGAATTCTACAATCCGGCGATGCGCCTGCATGGCGGCTATCTGGCTTCACTGCTGGATTCGGCGATGGGTTCGGCGGTGGTCAGCAAGCTACCGGCCGGGCAGGGGCTGGGCACGGTGCAGCTCAGCGTCAATTATGTGCGCAAGGTCGATGTAGAAAGCGGGCTTCTGCATGTGCACGCCACAGCCCTGCATTCCGGGCGCACCATGCTGACGGCTGAAGGCCAGCTCAAGGATGCCAAGGGCCGCCTCTGCGTGCATGCCACTGGCACGTTCCTGGTCTATCCGAAGTAGTTATTCCAGCGTCACATGCGGCTCGCGCTGTTGGCCGAGTTGGCGTTCGCGCAGGAAGATGTACAGGCCTGAGCCGATGATGAGTGCGGCACCTACCAGTGTGGTGACGTTCGGCAGATCACCCCAGATCAGGAAGCCATAGATGGTGGCCCAGATCAGCGAGGAATAGGCGAAGGGTGCCACCACCGAAGCGGGCGCGGCGGTGAACGCCTTAATGAGGCAGAGATGGCCGAGGCAACCGGCAAGGCCCGCCAGCATCAACAGGCCCCAGCCGGCAGGTGTGGGCCAGACCCAGCTGGAAAAGGGCAGCAGGATGGAAGTGAAAACAGCTCCCAGCGCTGCCGAATAGATCAGCGTGGTCAGCGGATCATCGGTGCGCAGGCGGCGCGTGACTGTTTGGTAGGAAGCATTGGTGAAGGCGGCGATCAACAGCAGGCCGATGCTGAAGAGGCTGGTGGTGCCCGACCATTCGCTGCCCGCAGTGACGACAAGGGCACCCAGAAAGCCTGCGCCAATGCTCAGCCAGCGCCGCCAGCCCACATGTTCGCGCAGCAGCAGGCTCGACATCATGGTGACGATGATGGGGGTGAGGAACATGATCACAGTGCCGGTGGGTAGGGGCACGCCCATGATGGCGGCATTGAAAACACCGGTGGTGATGGCCAGCAGGAGAGAGCGCAAAGCCTGCCATTGCGGCAAAGCGGTTTTCAGCAGCTGGGGCAGGCGCCTTCCGGCGATGATCACGGCGATCACTGTGGCGAAGAAAAACCGGCCCCAGTTCACTTCCATCAACGGGTAGAAGGCCAGCGTGTATTTCACGGTGGTGTCCAGCGTGATGAAGCACAGCATGGTGGCCAGCATCCAGAGGATGCCGCGGGTCTTGTTTTCGGTGGGAAGGGTCAAGGCGGGATTCTTTTTTGTGAGTATAGGCCCCTGAAACTGCTCCAGCAAACGCGCAGGCCGCAGGTCAGGGATGCATTCGTTAACTCAGCGTTAACCAGCATTAACGAAAACCTAATCACAATTCTCGGTGATTCAGGACCTTCGGAGACTTCGCTATGACGGCCATTCCCAAGCACCCGGCGGATGATGTGGCGGCAGCCCTTGCCCGCATCAACGGCATGCTGACCATGATTTCCGGCGTTTATGATCCGCAGAACAACACTTTCGTGACCGGCCTGGGTTTTGTCCATGAGTCCATTCAGGCGATGGAAATCCTGGTCACCCGGGCCACCGATGCGCTGGCGGCGATGTACCAGACCTGTGATTTGACCGTGGTGCGCGAAATCCCGCCCAAAAAGGCTCCAGCGGCCAAGCCGGAGGCCGCCAAGCCCGTTGAGGCGGTGGAACGGCCTCCAGCCCCCAAAGTCATGAGCGAATCTGCCAGGGCCTTCCAGGACGCGGCGCGCTATGCTGCCGAGGCCAAGGCCTATGTGCCGGCTCAGGAAGCGGCGCATCCCAGCTCTGCATTCGCACAAGATTACCAGCCCACGCATCCACCGGCTTCCCTGCAAGGGCCGGAGGAGGCTCATGGGGAAGCGGCACGGGCTTCGGCCCTGCCGCCCTCTGCCCATAACTACAAGGACCTTGCAAAGCCTGAGAGCTATATGAATGCCTTCGGCCCGGACCAGCAACCCGCTCGCCTGACCGAGCGGGTTGAAAAGACCCTCGCACCTCCAGCGCCGCAGCCGGCCCCCGTGCCAACGATGCGGCCTATTGCCGAACATGTGGCTGCTGCGCCGGTCTACAGCGAGAAGCGTGCCGAATCCTATGAGGAGTTGTTGCGCAAGATCACCATGGTGTCCGCGCAGGCGCATTCGGAAGGCAGGTCAGCTTCCATCGATGGTGCGCTGCTGCCGATCGTTGAGACGATCCGCCAGGACCTCGCCAAATTGCGCAACGTCGCCTGACGAAAATGCCCGCTTTCGCGGGCATGACGTAACTATGGGACGATGAATAGAACTACTTCGCGTAGCTCTTGTCCTCGGAATCCAGAATCGCCTTCATTTCACTGAAATGCGTCTTGAATTGTTCGCGGTCGGCGGCCCATTCCTGGGCAGTGTTTTCGGCCACCTTGTCGGTCATCACATGCAGCTTCTGGCCGGTCTGGTAGGCCAGGACCAGATTGCGGCAGGCGCGTTCGAGATAATAGGTCAGGTCAAAAGCCTCGGCGACACTCTCCGCGCAAATCAGAACGCCATGGTTGCCCATCATCATGATCTGCTTGTTGCCCATCTTGCGGGCGATACGGTCACCTTCCTCGTCGCTGTTGGCCATGCCGCCGTAATCCATGTCGAAGGCCACGCGGTTGAAGAAGCGCGCGGTGTTCTGGTCGATCGGCTTGATTTCAGGGTCAGCCAGTGAGGCGATGGCGGTGGCATAGGGTGGGTGCAGATGGATGATGCAGCGCGCCTGGGGAAGGGCCGCGTGCAGGCGGCCATGCAGGCTCCAGGCCGTCAGATCAGGAGCATCCGGCTTTTCCATTGCCGTTTTATCGTCAACATTGAGCTGCAGAAGGTCTTTCGCGCGGATTCGCGAAAAGTGCTTCCAGCGCGGGTTCATCAGGAAATTCTTGCCATCTCTCGAGGTGGCAAGGCTGAAATGGTTGGCCACGGCCTCGTGCCAATCGTATTTGGCGGCAAGCCTAAAAGCTGCCGCAAGATCAACACGCATTTGCCATTCGGCATTGCCATTGGTTGAATCAGACGCCTTCTTCGATTTTTTCGCCATGGCCTTTCCCTTCTTGCGGGGAATGTTATATGGAAAGCCGGAGAGAGGCAAAAGAAACTCTGGAGACGTAAGACTATGATCGGAAAAACTCTTCTTGCCGCTGTTATGGGCCTTGGTGTGGTTGCAGGTGCAGCCCACGCAGATGCCGCAAGTGGTGCAACGCCGTGGGGCAACTGGACGCTGAACGATGGCCGGGTGACGGTCAATGTTTTCCAGTGCCAGGGCACCAAGGTTTGCGCCAATGTGGTGCGCCTGCAGGAGCCGAATAATGCCGACGGCACCCCCAAGCTTGACCTCAAGAACAAGGATCCATCGCAGCGTTCGCGCCGTTTGATTGGCATGCCGGTGTTGACGGGCATGGAGCAGACGGGTTCCAACAGTTGGAAAGGTCAGATCTATTCGTCTGACGATGGTTCATATTATTCCGGCTATGCCAAGATGAATGGCGACAAGCTCAACGTCAAAGGCTGCTGGTTCGTGATCTGCCGGGATTTGAATTTCAACCGCAACAAATGAAATACCTGATCGCCATTCTGATGGTCTTTGCTTTGGCCGCTGCCCCTGTGGGCAGCGCCTTTGCTGTAGACCAGCTTTTGGCGGATTTGCCGTTCAAGAAAAAGCTGCAACTCGCCAAAGCGGGTGATGTCGAAGCCAAGATGGCGGTGGCGGAAGCCTATGAAAAGGGTGCTGGCACCAAGCTCTCGGCCTCCGAGGCCGCGCGCTGGTACCGCGAGGCGGCACTCAATGGCAATCTCGATGCGCAATACCGGCTGGCGCAACTTGTCATGCGCGGCGCGGCGGGCGTGAAAATTGACAAGGCCACTGGCATCAAGCTGATCGCGGCGGCGGCCCAGAAGGGGCATATGCTGTCAGAGAACCAGTATGGCGCGATCCTTGAAAACGGTGATGGCCTGCCAAAAGACGAGAAGCAGGCAGGGGTATGGTACCTCAAGGCCGCCGAGCAAGGCATGGCCGAAGCCCAGAACAATTACGGCGTGATGGTGCTGCGTGGCTTGGGTCGCGAGCGCAATTTGGATGAAGCCTTCAAATGGTTCACCAAGGCGGCTGATCAGAAATATGGTTGGGCGTTGAACAATCTGGGCGGCATGTATGAAAAAGGCTGGGGCACGACGGCCGACATGGCCAAGGCCGTGAGTTTATACAAACTGGCGGGTGAGCGCGGCGTTGGTGCAGGCCAGAAAAATTTTGAACGCTTGCAGGCCAAGCAGGGTTCTACCACCGGCTCGACGAGTGGCGTGGGCAATTAACCCTGCCTCGTTCTCAACCGAACTTTAACCACGCTGCTTGACCTAAACTTTACCCCGCGCCTGCAAAACTCCCAGTAGTTGTGTGGGAGACACTCATGGTCCAGTCGTGGTTGAAGCTTTGTGCCCTTGGCGGTCTTGGGTTGTTGCTCGCCGGTTGCTCGCATCATCGTGCATCTTCTTCAAATCATCATGGCTTTGCCAGTGCCAAGGCTGATCCCTTTGCCGGCAATGGCAGCGCTTATTACAAAGGCTCGGGCGCCATTCCCTTTGGTGGCGGCAAATATTTCGTCGGCAAACCCTATAGCGTAGCGGGCCGCTGGTTCACCCCCAAGGAACAGCCTGGTTATCAGCGCGAAGGCACAGCCTCCTGGTATGGCGAAGCCTTTCACCGCCGCAAGACTTCGAATGGCGAATATTTCGACATGAACACGTTTACCGCAGCACATGCCACCTTGCCGCTGCCGTCCTATGCGCTGGTCACCAATCTTGAAAACAACCGCCAGGTGGTTGTCCGCATCAATGACCGTGGGCCGTTTGTCGGCACGCGCGTGATTGATCTTTCGAAGCGTGCTGCTGATACTTTGGGCTACCGCAAGAAGGGCACGGCGCATGTGCGCGTCAAGCTGATCGGACCTGCGCCGAAGCAGGATTCCATGAGCCATATGGTGGCGATGAACAATGCGATGCGCAACGGCGCCTCGATGGGCCAGCTGGTGGCGATGTCCGGCGACACATCGGCCCGCGCCACGACCCAGGTAGCCAGCAATGACGACCCGCAGGATGGCGGTTCCTATTCGCAGCAGGCGATGAATGATCCGGCCACGCAGCAATATGGTGCTGACCCTTACGCCAGCGACCAGCAGGTGGCGATGGATGCGCCAAAGTCGCGGAAAAAGATTGTGCAACAGGTCGCGCAGGATTTCAATGGCACCGATGACCAGGGCAACCTGCAGCCGGCGGCATTTGCGGCACCGCCCGCACCAATGCGTTCCTATGTGGTGCGCGTGGCCGTGTTCCATGACCTTGCCAATGCCAAGACGGCATTCGAGCAGCTTTCGGATGCCGGCCCGACCCGCATCGTGAAAGCTGTGGGCGCCAATGG
This genomic interval from Aestuariivirga litoralis contains the following:
- a CDS encoding hotdog fold thioesterase, which produces MEDNPFLKAALEAQKRYKNRTGLETLKAVIAEGRTYPFGELLKMKLVAVGDGFADMEAQPSYEFYNPAMRLHGGYLASLLDSAMGSAVVSKLPAGQGLGTVQLSVNYVRKVDVESGLLHVHATALHSGRTMLTAEGQLKDAKGRLCVHATGTFLVYPK
- a CDS encoding DMT family transporter, which codes for MTLPTENKTRGILWMLATMLCFITLDTTVKYTLAFYPLMEVNWGRFFFATVIAVIIAGRRLPQLLKTALPQWQALRSLLLAITTGVFNAAIMGVPLPTGTVIMFLTPIIVTMMSSLLLREHVGWRRWLSIGAGFLGALVVTAGSEWSGTTSLFSIGLLLIAAFTNASYQTVTRRLRTDDPLTTLIYSAALGAVFTSILLPFSSWVWPTPAGWGLLMLAGLAGCLGHLCLIKAFTAAPASVVAPFAYSSLIWATIYGFLIWGDLPNVTTLVGAALIIGSGLYIFLRERQLGQQREPHVTLE
- a CDS encoding class II aldolase/adducin family protein, which codes for MAKKSKKASDSTNGNAEWQMRVDLAAAFRLAAKYDWHEAVANHFSLATSRDGKNFLMNPRWKHFSRIRAKDLLQLNVDDKTAMEKPDAPDLTAWSLHGRLHAALPQARCIIHLHPPYATAIASLADPEIKPIDQNTARFFNRVAFDMDYGGMANSDEEGDRIARKMGNKQIMMMGNHGVLICAESVAEAFDLTYYLERACRNLVLAYQTGQKLHVMTDKVAENTAQEWAADREQFKTHFSEMKAILDSEDKSYAK
- a CDS encoding DUF2147 domain-containing protein; the encoded protein is MIGKTLLAAVMGLGVVAGAAHADAASGATPWGNWTLNDGRVTVNVFQCQGTKVCANVVRLQEPNNADGTPKLDLKNKDPSQRSRRLIGMPVLTGMEQTGSNSWKGQIYSSDDGSYYSGYAKMNGDKLNVKGCWFVICRDLNFNRNK
- a CDS encoding tetratricopeptide repeat protein, which encodes MKYLIAILMVFALAAAPVGSAFAVDQLLADLPFKKKLQLAKAGDVEAKMAVAEAYEKGAGTKLSASEAARWYREAALNGNLDAQYRLAQLVMRGAAGVKIDKATGIKLIAAAAQKGHMLSENQYGAILENGDGLPKDEKQAGVWYLKAAEQGMAEAQNNYGVMVLRGLGRERNLDEAFKWFTKAADQKYGWALNNLGGMYEKGWGTTADMAKAVSLYKLAGERGVGAGQKNFERLQAKQGSTTGSTSGVGN
- a CDS encoding septal ring lytic transglycosylase RlpA family protein, producing the protein MVQSWLKLCALGGLGLLLAGCSHHRASSSNHHGFASAKADPFAGNGSAYYKGSGAIPFGGGKYFVGKPYSVAGRWFTPKEQPGYQREGTASWYGEAFHRRKTSNGEYFDMNTFTAAHATLPLPSYALVTNLENNRQVVVRINDRGPFVGTRVIDLSKRAADTLGYRKKGTAHVRVKLIGPAPKQDSMSHMVAMNNAMRNGASMGQLVAMSGDTSARATTQVASNDDPQDGGSYSQQAMNDPATQQYGADPYASDQQVAMDAPKSRKKIVQQVAQDFNGTDDQGNLQPAAFAAPPAPMRSYVVRVAVFHDLANAKTAFEQLSDAGPTRIVKAVGANGPLYRVEVGPLNSKADADAAMTAVQGAGYEDAKAVAAEPQQISMN